One genomic window of Bdellovibrionales bacterium includes the following:
- the rpmI gene encoding 50S ribosomal protein L35, with translation MKAKTHSGAKKRIRVLSRDKMKRKQARLRHLLKNKSSKRKRHLGDVIYVDSANIPNTRRCFNI, from the coding sequence ATGAAGGCAAAAACCCACTCGGGTGCCAAGAAGCGCATCCGCGTTCTTAGCCGCGACAAGATGAAGCGTAAACAAGCTCGTCTTCGTCACTTGTTAAAAAACAAAAGTTCTAAGCGCAAAAGACATCTCGGTGATGTGATTTACGTGGATTCTGCAAACATTCCAAACACCCGCCGGTGTTTTAATATCTAA
- a CDS encoding cysteine rich repeat-containing protein produces MKPQFVKGIFANIIAGAAGGLLVFSLIQPAPAPIAEPSTDSESGLIFFKNEDSVPPELKACVDDLKKFCAEVPRGNGRWKRCLLNRKQELAPACLEAAEKFSTP; encoded by the coding sequence ATGAAGCCTCAGTTCGTAAAGGGAATTTTTGCAAACATCATTGCCGGCGCCGCAGGGGGCTTGCTGGTTTTCTCTTTGATTCAGCCTGCACCAGCACCAATTGCAGAACCCAGTACCGACTCCGAGAGCGGCCTGATTTTTTTCAAAAATGAAGACTCCGTCCCTCCCGAATTGAAGGCGTGCGTCGACGACCTTAAAAAATTCTGCGCCGAAGTTCCTCGGGGTAACGGTCGGTGGAAGAGATGTCTATTGAACCGCAAGCAAGAACTTGCACCCGCCTGTCTCGAAGCCGCCGAAAAATTCAGTACTCCCTAA